AATATGCGACAGCTTTCCAATGATGAACGTGTACTGGAACTAGCCCAAATGTTGGGAGGTAATGATGTGTCGGATTCGGCACTCGCACACGCCAGGCAATTGTTAAATTAATTCCATCCGCTTAAAATCGGATTGGTATATTTTAAATATCTTTGACCCATTAACAATACTAAGAACCAACAAACATGGCTTATAATCTATTAAAAGGAAAGAAAGGAATCATATTTGGCGCTTTGGATGAAAATTCAATTGCATGGAAAACGGCACAACGTGTTCATGAAGAAGGTGGAACCTTTGTTTTGACCAATGCTCCCATAGCCATGAGAATGGGGCAAATCAAGGAATTGGCCGAGAAGACAGGTTCCGAGATTATTCCTGCAGATGCCACAAATGAGGAAGATTTATCCAATTTGGTGACAAAGTCCATGGAGATTTTAGGTGGGAAGTTGGATTTTGTACTTCACTCGATCGGCATGTCCGTTAATGTTCGAAAAGGTCGTGCATACACCGATGAAAATTATGATTTTACAGCGAAGGGGTGGGATGTTTCTGCACTTTCATTCCATAAGGTAATGCAGTCCCTTTATAAAAACGACGCCATGAACGAATGGGGAAGTATTGTTGCTTTGACCTACATGGCGGCTCAGCGTACCTTCCCGGACTATAATGATATGGCGGACAATAAGGCCTACTTGGAGTCGGTGGCAAGAAGCTTTGGATACTTTTTTGGGAAAGAAAAGAAAGTTCGAGTCAACACTGTGTCGCAATCACCAACAGCAACCACTGCCGGTCAGGGAATCAAGGGGTTTGATGGTTTCATCAACTATGCGGAAAAAATGTCGCCACTTGGTAATGCAACGGCCCAGGATTGTGCGGACTATACCATTTCCTTATTTTCGGACTTGACTAGAAAAGTAACTATGCAGAATCTTTTCCACGACGGTGGTTTTTCCAACACAGGGGTCAGTCAGGAAGTCATAGATAAATTCTAAAAAGGTAATCAGGGATTTCTGGGGCTTTAATTACTTGAAAGTTTGAAATGAATGTATCATTCTCGTTTATAATTCCAGTATTTAATAGACCTGATGAAATTAAAGAACTCTTGGAAAGTCTTTTATTACAAACTTATTCCAAGGGTTATGAGGTGGTCATTGTAGAAGACGGCTCTACAATTCCTGCAAAGGATGTTGTAGATCTTTTTAGGGATCGACTCAATATTTCCTACTATCAAAAACCAAATTCAGGTCCAGGGGATTCCCGCAATTATGGTATGAAATTGGCTCAAGGGAATTATTTTATTGTCTTGGATTCTGATTGTATTCTACCGCCCCAGTATTTGGAGGAGGCTGCAAAAAGCCTCTCTCAGCAATTTGTACATTGTTATGGGGGACCAGATGCGGCCCACCCATCCTTCAGTGATGTACAAAAGGCTATCAACTATGCGATGACCTCTTTTTTGACTACCGGAGGTATTAGAGGAAGAAAGGATGCCGTAAATAAATTTCAGCCTAGGAGTTTTAATATGGGCATATCCAAGGAAGCCTTTGAAAAAACGGGCGGGTACGGGAACATCCATCCGGGCGAGGATCCAGACCTGACCATTCGTATTTGGGAAAAGGGATATGAAACCAAATTGATACCCGAAGCATTTGTTTACCATAAAAGAAGAATCGACTGGAACAAATTTTACATGCAAGTGAAAAAATTTGGACTGGTACGACCTATACTGAACGCTTGGCACCCAAAAACTGCAAAATTGACTTATTGGTTTCCTACCATTTTTATATTGACTTTGTTGGTATCCATTGCGTTCGCTATTTTTGGTTTTAATCCCTTACTTTACTGCTTTATTTTCTATTTTTCCATATTGTTGATAGATGCGATTTTTAAGACCAAAAGTCTAAAAGTAGCTTTTATGGCCCTTTTGGCCACCTTGGTGCAATTTGCGGGCTACGGATTTGGATTTTTGAAGTCGGTAATTTATACTAGGTTCAGTAACAAACCTCCAGAGGTGATTTTTCCAAAATTGTTTTTCAAAACCAAAATTGAGTTGTGATTATAGAAAGAATTAAAGCGGGTCTAAAGAAACGAAAGGTCAAGGTATTCTTGGTCTTTTTATTCTTTTCTTTTTTGGCCTGGTTTGTCAATAATCTGGCTCAGACCTTTGTGGGAATCACTTCCTTTAATTTGAATTATGTGAACGTTCCCCAGGAATTTCTTTTGAAAGAGATTCCAAAAAGCCAATTGCAAGCTAGAATTAGGGCAGTGGGATTTCAATTAATCGGTTTTGGGATTAGAAAGAAAAATATCCAAATCAATCTTGCCGAAGTAAGGAAAAAAAATGATCAATATTTTATTCCCCCATCGGTCTACAGAAGGCAGGTTCAAAGCCAGTTGTCCAACGATATGGAATTATTGGAAATGGACAACGATACCATTTTTGTGAAGTTTACCTCTTTGGAATCCAAAGAAGTTCCCGTTCTACCAAGATTGAATATTACCTATGCAAAAAACCATGCATTAATGGACTCCCTGTTAATTGAACCACGAACAATTACGATAAACGGACCCAAAACACAAATTGATACCATAGAAAGTGTACGTACTTCTTATATGGAGTTGCTGAATGTTGAAACTGATTTCTCCCAAAAACTGACCGTAGTAAAATCTAGGGAGTTGCAGGATACCAATTTCGAACCTTCATCGGTCACAATTTCTGGAAAGGTATATCGGTTTTCGGAACAGGTATTTGATGTGCCCGTAGTGATGAGGAATCTACCGGATAGTGTTCAAGTGAGAATGTTTCCCGATGTGGTTCAGGTAGTTTGTCAGGCACCTTTGGATATTCTTAAGGATATTTCTCCCGAGGATTTTTTGGTGGTGGCAGACTATAACCAGATAGTAGGTGGAGACCAGAATGTTTTGCCTTTGATTCTGGAAGAAAAACCTGAAAATATCAATAATGCCGACCTACGGAGTAAAGAAATAGAATTCATATTGAAAAAGGAATAATGCGCTATGGTATAGTTTTGGTACAAAATGTATCGATTGTATTTTGTGAGGCATGTGACCTTTAAATTATCCAAGAATATACTCATGAAAATAGTTGGACTTACCGGGGGAATTGGAAGTGGTAAGACCACAGTGGCAAAAATGTTTGCAGAACTGGGTGTACCTGTTTACAATTCAGATTTGGAAGCTAAAAAATTGATGCATTCCTCCAAAACTATTAGAAATAAACTGAAAATTTTGTTTGGTGAGTCTGCCTATTTGGACGGAAAATTAAACAGGGGCTACATTGCCAAGTCCGTTTTTAACGATCAGGACTTATTGAAAGCGCTAAACGGCATTGTACACCCGGCTGTGAGAAGACATTTTAAAAAATGGTGCAAAAAACAGGATCATTCTTATGTCATTCAAGAAACCGCGCTTTTATTTGAAAACAGGGCCCAGGATTTGTACGATAAGATAATTTTGGTAGTCGCTCCCAAAGAAGTTAGAATAGACCGCTTGTTGGAGCGAGACCAAAGTACCCGGGAAGACATATTGGCAAGAATGGAGAATCAGTTGGAGGATAAGGAAAAAATACCTTTGGCAGATTTTATCATTAAAAACACAAACCTTGAAAAAACAGGTGAACGCGTCACGGAAGTAAATCGGGCCATCCTTGATTCTTACTAAGACTCGCTTATTTTAACATTTGTGTTAAGGTTTGGTTAAACGTGTTAAGGGCTTCCTTGTAAATAATTAATTTTAACATTATAATGAATAAGAGGTTATTTGTTCTCTTGGTAGTTCTAATGAGCCTTTCTCTCATTGGATTGATTTTCGTTCAAAGTTTTTGGATAAAGAAATCCGTTGAGAACAAGGAGGAGCAATTTTCAAATGTTGTTTCAGAAGCGCTCAACAGTGTTACCAATCAGATAGAGGAGCGGGAGAAAAAAAATTACTTCGATAGGTATCTGTATGCCAAGGATAGTATCGGGGAATTAAAAGAAACCCAATTTAGAAATTTCTTTTTCATAGACCGGGATGTCAATTCCAATGAGATTTTATTGTTCCAACATGGAATATTAGAGGAAAAATATGGCATTTCATCAACGTTCTTTGATAATGGTGAAGAGGGTGATACCACATTCATCAAAAACTATACGAGCAAGCGATCAACTTCTATATTTAAGGAAGACTACGACATAGATGGCAAAAGTTTTCAACTTACTCCTATACAACGAATCGAGAAGATAGGTGAACTGAGCGAAATGGATAAGATGGCTATTGAGGATTTGTTTATGACCGAAGCCAAAAGAGTACCCATACATAAGCGGGTTTCCAAACAGGAAATTGAACTGTTGCTTCAAAGAGAGTTGGAAGATAGGGGAGTGGATATTGGTTTTGAATACGGAGTTTATAGCAATGGCTTGCCCACAAAACTAAAATCGAGGAAATTTAAATATTCCGAAGCAAATATTTATAAATCGCCATTGTTTACGGATTTTGAAGGGATATCCAATTTTGATCTTTTGGTTTCGTTTCCGAAGAAAAAGCGCTTTTTGGTACAATCCATTTTGGGTCTTGCCTTATTGTCATTGTTGTTCACCTTGATAATTGTCATCGCCTATTCTGGGGCCATATATCAATTGATTAGACAAAAACAGATTTCCGAAATAAAATCGGATTTCATCAACAACATGACCCATGAGTTCAAAACACCCATTGCTACCATTAACTTGGCGGTAGAGGCTATTAGAAACCCCAAAGTGATTGCAGATCAGGAAAAGGTCTCTAGGTATTTGCAAATGATTAGGGACGAAAACAAGCGAATGCACGCACAGGTTGAAAATGTACTCCGAATTTCCAAATTGGAAAAAAACCAATTGGATATTAGTAAGGATAGGGTCGATGCCCACGACATAATAGAAGACGCAATTACCCATGTAGAGCTCATTGTGCAGGATAGGGGAGGATATATAGAAACCCATTTGGATGCAGAACGTTCCGAAGTTTTGGCCAATGAAATGCATTTTACCAATGTAATTGTGAACATATTGGACAACGCGATTAAATACTCTATAAATGCCCCTAAAATAGATGTATTTACGGAGGTCGTTAAAAATAATATAGTAATAAAGGTTCAAGATCAGGGAGCAGGAATGAGCAAGGCCGTATTAAAAAGAGTTTTTGAGAAATTTTATAGAGAACACACAGGAGATATTCACAACGTCAAAGGTCATGGACTTGGGCTTGCGTACGTAAAAAAAATAGTAGATGATCATCAAGGGGAGGTATATGCGGAAAGTGAAAAAGATAAAGGAAGCACTTTCTACATTAAACTGCCTTTAATTTAAAAATTATGGAAACAGTAAATAAAAAAATACTTTTAGTAGAGGATGACCCAAACTTTGGAATCGTTCTTAAGGATTATTTGTCCATGAACGATTTCGATGTGACTTTGGCGAAGAATGGAATGGAAGGATTTGAAAAGTTCAAGAAGGATAATTTCGATATCTGTATTCTAGACGTCATGATGCCCTATAAGGATGGGTTTACCTTGGCAAAGGAAATAAGGGAAAAGAATGAAAATGTTCCTATTGTTTTCTTGACGGCAAAAACAATGAAGGAGGATGTTTTAAAGGGATATAAGGCCGGTGCCGATGATTATCTTAACAAACCTTTTGACTCTGAAGTTCTTTTAATGAAAATTAGGGCCATACTTCAAAGAAAGGCGTCGAGCAGTTTGGCGGATAGTAAGAAATTTGAATTTGAGATTGGTGGTTTTCATCTAAATTCAAAATTGAGGTTCTTAAAGTATAAGGATGAGGAGTCTATTAAATTATCCCCGAAAGAAAACGAACTTTTACGACTTTTGGCACTACATGAGAATGATCTGATGCCCCGTGAATTGGCTTTGACGAAAATATGGAGGGATGACAACTATTTCACTTCAAGAAGTATGGACGTATACATCGCCAAACTTAGAAAATATCTAAAACGGGACGAAAATGTGGAAATCTTGAATATACATGGTGAAGGTTTCCGTTTGGTAATCAAAAACGAAGACGAGTAGTATAATTCTATAACATAAAGAAAAAGCACCCTACAGGGGTGCTTTTTTAGTTTTTAAGCTGGACAATTGCTTGGGATACTATTTCTTCCGGAGTTTGATCAATTGAAATTATAACAGCGTTTTCAGGTTCTTCCAAGGTTTCAAATTGCGATTTCAATAAATCCTTGGGCATGAAATGCCCTTTTCTTTGGCTTAGCCTGTTGCTAATCTGTTCCAAGGAACCCTTCAAAAAAAGAAAGGTAGTGGTTTGTTCTATGTCCTTTCTTAGGATTTCCCTATACTTAACCTTTAAAGCAGAACAAACAATTACGGCACCTTCTTGTTGGTGCTCCTTTCCCAATTCATTTAAGGTATTTAACCAACCTATCCTATCTTCGTCGTTTAGCGGTATGCCTTTCGACATTTTATCAATATTGGACTTTGGATGATAATGGTCACCATCAAAAAATGGATATCCCAGTTTATCGGCCAAAAGTGAACCGATAGTAGATTTCCCACTACCGGAAACCCCCATTACATAAATAATTTTAGGTACGTTCATGTTGTAATTCCATAACGGCTTTATCCATCATGGCTAGAATTTCATTTTCTTTATAATTATAATCGACATAGAGCGTTTCCAGACTCTTTTTGAACCAGGTATTTTGTCTTTTCGCAAACCGTCGGGTGTTTTTTTTAATTTCGGAAATGGCGAAATCCAGTGTCCAGTTGCCATCCAAATACTCAAAAAGCTCTTTGTACCCAACCGTTTGTAGCGCATTTAAATCTCTAGTGCTTTTTAATAATTTAACTTCATCAAGAAGACCTTCCTTCATCATAAGGTCAACCCGTTCGTTTATTCTTTCATAGACCACAGTCCGGTCGGCTTTTAAACCCACCGATAAAACCTTAAAATTTCTTTTATCCTTTGGCTTGTTTAAAAAACTGGAGTACGGCCTTCCCGTACCTATACATATTTCCAAGGCCCTAATGAGTCTATGCGGATTATGAATATCGATTCTGTTATAATGCTCAGGATCCAATGTACTGAGCATATTTTGCAATATTTCGATGCCATCATTCGTTAATTGTTTGTTCAGGTTTTCACGGATACTCTTACCTACTTTTGGAAATGCATCCAGTCCTTTGGTAATTGCATCCACATAAAGTCCACTACCACCAACCATGATGACAACTTCATGGTCTTGAAACAGTTCATCCAATTTTTTTAAGGCATCCTTTTCAAAATCACCCACCGAGTAAGGTTCATGAATACTCTTGTGTTGAATGAAGTGATGAACCGCACTGGTTAGCTCATGTTTTGTAGGTACCGCTGTACCAATTGACATTTCCTTGTAAAATTGACGGGAGTCCGCCGAAATAATTTCCGTATTAAAATGATTCGCCAAAAGAATGCCCAACCTCGTTTTCCCTATGGCAGTTGGCCCTGTTACGGAAATGAGTACTTTATTCATTTAATATACTTCCACAATTATAACAATGAGTGGCATCGTCCCTATGTCCTTCTTTGGCACAAACGGGACATGCTTGGGTATTTACGTGCACAAAATGTTCCACACTTTCGTCGCCAGATCCTTTTTTGGAACGTTTTCCAAATTCAACGGTTACGATTCCCGTGGGTACCGCTATTATTCCATAACCCAATAACATTATTATGGTTGCAATGAGTTGACCCTGCGGGGTAATGGGTGCTATATCGCCATATCCCACTGTAGTTAGGGTAACAATGGTCCAATATATACTGGTGGGGATACTGGTGAAGCCGGCTTCATCCCCTTCCACAATGTACATAAGAGTACCCAACATTACAGATAATATAAGTACAGCAAAAAGAAAAACCGTAATTTTTGCCCTACTTGCTTTTAACGCACTTTTTAATTGGGATGCCTCCCCTAAAAACTGAACCAGTTTTAATATCCTGAAGACTCGAAGCAATCGGAAAGCGCGGACTGCCAATAACACCTGCGATCCCGCCAAAATATAGGATAGATAAAGCGGAATGGTAGACAAAAAATCCACGATTCCATAAAAACTGAAAATATATCTGGTGGGTTTCTTTATACAGATAATCCTGGCAAAATATTCAATGGTGAAGAGAATGGTAACGATCCACTCCAAGATTAACAATGTATTATGGTATTCCGCATCAATACTTTTGACGCTTTCCAACATAATTAGGAGAACACTAAAAAGTATAAGGATGATCAGAAGAATATCGAACCACTTTCCCATAGGGGTGTCCGCCTCATAAATAATCTCATGTAGCCTTTGTTTCCAACCTATATTTTTCTCCTCCTTGTCCAATGATCGTTACAATGGAATGGTTTTTAGTATTTTTTTCTTTCTAAGGTAGGACTCGACAATAAAATTGGCATTTGTTGTCCCATCCATGGGCGTTATCAAGGATTCTAAGATATGAATATTATTTATTTGATGATTTAGATCATAATAACCAACCCCCACTAAAGAGCCCTTTCTAATCATAATGGCAGCATTCTCGCCAATTTGACGACCCTTATCGACCAGCAATATATTCTTATTCTTAAGGGTATATTTATGCAGTGCTTCCATGACCCTTGTGTTATAGTCTCCCTGGTCTTCCTTTTGAATACAGGCACCTTTGCATTTTCCTTCGGAAAAATTGGAACAGCTTCCACGTGCCTCACTAATTCCATTTACCTTATCACAAAGATTAAATTCCTTAGTAATCTTGAATAAATGGTTTTCGGCACTGAATTCACCATTGAAGTAGCCCCAGGAATCAGGACATGAATTTATTTTGGATGACCTTAATTCCAAGTACCCATGTTCATTTTTTGAAAGGCAAAGCGTATGGGAGAACATTCGTTTTCTGGGTATTGAATTGTATTTAGGCCTATTTTTTAAAAGTTCCTGATATTCCTTCAATTGTGCCACTAGTTCACTACCCGTTTTTTCAAAGGTAACCTTTCTGGTGTCCTTTGTCAGTTTTCTTACACGGTCACTTGATTGGGTAAACAATTGATTCACCCTTTTTTTGATGTCGTTGCTTTTACTCAGGTAAATGATATCCCCATCTTTATTGTGCATATAAAATACCCCCGTTTCATTGGGCATATTTTGAACAATATCCAATTGTTTTTCGGACAGTTCACCATGGGCTTCCTTTCGGATAACGTCCTGTATAATTTTCTTTTCCGAATCCTTGGCCAATAAGAGTTTAAACAATTTTACCGTAGCCAAGGCATCGCCGTTGGCCCGGTGACGATCACTTACTGGGATTCCCAAGGATCGTACTAATTTTCCTAAACTGTAAGAATCGGCATCCGGTAAAAGAGCTTTGGACAAATCTACGGTACAAAGGCTTTTTCGCTCATAATTATAACCCAACCTCCTGAATTCCGTTCTTAGGATTCTATAATCAAACTGTGCATTATGGGCAACAAGTACCGTCCCCTCCGTGATTTCCACAATCCTCTTGGCTACTTCATGGAACTTAGGGGCTGTGCGAAGCATTTTGTTGTTAATTCCCGTAAGGTTGACTACAAAGGGTTGAATTTCCTTTTCTGGATTGACCAAGCTAATGAAGGAGTCTATTACTTCATGTCCATTGAATTTATGTATCGCTATCTCCGTGATACCTTCCTCATTAAATTTCCCTCCGGTCGTTTCTATATCCAGTATAGCGTACATAAAAATATTTTCAGTCTGAATTCCAAACGCTTTTGTCCTTTGCGCTAGTTATAATTTCGACTACCAAAGATACTACTTCCAATTCGCACCATGTTACTACCTTCCTCAATGGCAATTTTATAGTCGCCGCTCATACCCATGGAGAGAATGGAAATATGTGTCAAGCTATTCTTCAAGTCTTGGAAAAGCTTGTTTAATGATTGAAATTCCCGTCTCACTTGATCCATATTGTCTGTAAAGGTGGCCATGCCCATTAAACCTTTAATTCTGACGTTTTCCAATTTTTCGAATTCCGGGTTGCTAATCAGTTCCTTGATCTCATCTGCGTCAAAACCAAATTTGGTGTCTTCTTCTGCAATATGCACCTGCAATAGGCATGGAATAACCCGCTCGTGCTTTTTTGCTTGTTTATTGATTTCCTTTAATAATTTAAGACTGTCTACTCCATGGATCAAGGCTACATATTCGGCCATATACTTTACCTTGTTTCGCTGTACATGTCCAATCATATGCCATTCGATATCCTTGGGCATTTCTTCCCATTTTTGGGTCATTTCCTGCACCTTGTTTTCCCCAAAAACCCTATGCCCACTATTATAGGCTTCTAAAATATCTGAAAAAGGCTTGGTTTTGGAAACGGCGACCAAGGTCACATTCTCTGTCAGTTCCTTTTTTATGGATGATAATTTTTCTGCTATGGACATATTTACAATTTAAACTGATTCGGAACTTTTTCGGCCTTATTACTTTGGGAATAATCATAAAAACCTTCCTTGGATTTAACACCCAATTTCCCAGCGGTAACCATGTTCACCAATAGGGGGGAAGGAGCGTATTTTGGATTTTTGAATCCGTCATACATGACGTTCAAAATAGAAAGACAAATGTCAAGCCCTATAAAATCGGCAAGCTGTAATGGCCCCATAGGATGGGCCATTCCCAATTTCATTACGGTGTCTATTTCCAAAACACCGGCAACCCCATGATGCAGAGTCTCTATAGCTTCGTTGATCATGGGCATTAGAATTCTATTGGCTACAAAACCCGGATAATCATTGACTTCCGTAGGCGTTTTTCCCAATTTCTTGGATAATGCCATGGTTTGTTCAGTGGTTTCGTCCGAAGTATTATAACCACGAATAATTTCCACTAAGGGCATAATGGGGACCGGATTCATAAAATGCATACCGATTACCTTGTCAGGTCTTGTGGTTACCGAAGCAATTCGGGTAATGGAAATCGAGGAAGTATTGGTGGCCAAAATGGTTTCCGGTTTACAAATTATATCCAGTTTACCAAAAATATCCAGTTTTATTTCTAATGTTTCTGATGCAGCCTCCACCACAAGGTCTACCTCGCTTGCTCCATTTTTTAAATCGGAAAAAGTGGTAATGTTGTCAAGAGTAGCTTTTTTGTCTTCTTGAGATATTTTCTCCTTGGCCAACATGCGGTCCAAATTTTTGGAAATGGTGGAAACCCCTCTTTCCAAGGCCTTTTGGTCAAGGTCTATTAGATTTACTTTATATCCATATTGTGCAAACACATGGGCAATTCCGTTTCCCATGGTCCCAGCACCTATTACCGCAATTTTTTTCATAAACTAGTTTTATAGGAAAATAGGATTTTAGACTTGAAATATCAACCCAAAACCGTTTTGTTTTCAAACGCATCAATAATCTGCAAAGCTACCTTTAAGGCTTCCGTTCCTTGTTTCAAGGTAACCTGCGGAGTGTTGTTTTTTTGGATGGCTTCGGCGAAGGACTCCAATTCGTCCAAGATGGCATTGTTTTCCAAAATATCGGGGTTTTCAAAATAAATCTGCTTTTTAACCCCTTCCGCATTCTGTAAAATCATATCGAAATCCCCAGGCACTTCCGGTGCATCCTTCATTTTAACCACCTCCACTTTTTTCTCAAGAAAATCTACGGATATGTAGGCATCTTTTTGGAAGAATCTAGATTTACGCATGTTTTTTAAACTGATTCTACTGGCCGTAAGGTTTGCAACACAGCCGTTTTCAAATTCCAATCTGGCATTGGCGATGTCAGGGGATTGACTCAATACGGAAACCCCACTCGCATTGATTCCGACAACCTTAGATTTCACCACACTAAGTATTGCATCTATATCATGTATCATCAAATCCAAAACCACAGGTACATCCGTTCCACGAGGATTAAATTCTGCCAACCTATGCGTTTCAATGAACATGGGTTCCTTTATGGATTCCCGTACCGCCATGAAAGCCGGGTTGAAGCGTTCCACATGGCCCACTTGACCCTTAACACCATACTTTTCCTCCAGTGCCAACAGATTTTCGGCTTCATCCAAGGTATTGGTAATGGGTTTTTCAATAAAAACATGTTTGCCCTTTTCCATGGCCTTTTTGGCACAATCGAAATGGGATAGGGTAGGGGTCACAATATCCACGACATCTACGGCATCGATCAAGTCATTTAAATGGTCAAAATAAGCATATCCAAATTCGGCCGCCACTTGTTTCCCATTTATAATGTCCGCATCAAAAAAACCTATTAGTTCATATTTTTCAGACTGATTAAGCAATCGTAAATGAATTTTACCTAAATGTCCGGCCCCTAAAACCCCTACTTTGAGCATGCTTCTACTTTTTCATCAAAAATACACATAGTTTACAAGTTTCAGTAGGAATGTAAAATCCATTTTTGACATTTACTGTTTGGTCAACTTCTTTTCTATGGCAATCTTTTATAACTTTGAGA
This window of the Maribacter cobaltidurans genome carries:
- a CDS encoding Gfo/Idh/MocA family oxidoreductase; this encodes MLKVGVLGAGHLGKIHLRLLNQSEKYELIGFFDADIINGKQVAAEFGYAYFDHLNDLIDAVDVVDIVTPTLSHFDCAKKAMEKGKHVFIEKPITNTLDEAENLLALEEKYGVKGQVGHVERFNPAFMAVRESIKEPMFIETHRLAEFNPRGTDVPVVLDLMIHDIDAILSVVKSKVVGINASGVSVLSQSPDIANARLEFENGCVANLTASRISLKNMRKSRFFQKDAYISVDFLEKKVEVVKMKDAPEVPGDFDMILQNAEGVKKQIYFENPDILENNAILDELESFAEAIQKNNTPQVTLKQGTEALKVALQIIDAFENKTVLG
- a CDS encoding exonuclease domain-containing protein is translated as MYAILDIETTGGKFNEEGITEIAIHKFNGHEVIDSFISLVNPEKEIQPFVVNLTGINNKMLRTAPKFHEVAKRIVEITEGTVLVAHNAQFDYRILRTEFRRLGYNYERKSLCTVDLSKALLPDADSYSLGKLVRSLGIPVSDRHRANGDALATVKLFKLLLAKDSEKKIIQDVIRKEAHGELSEKQLDIVQNMPNETGVFYMHNKDGDIIYLSKSNDIKKRVNQLFTQSSDRVRKLTKDTRKVTFEKTGSELVAQLKEYQELLKNRPKYNSIPRKRMFSHTLCLSKNEHGYLELRSSKINSCPDSWGYFNGEFSAENHLFKITKEFNLCDKVNGISEARGSCSNFSEGKCKGACIQKEDQGDYNTRVMEALHKYTLKNKNILLVDKGRQIGENAAIMIRKGSLVGVGYYDLNHQINNIHILESLITPMDGTTNANFIVESYLRKKKILKTIPL
- a CDS encoding YggS family pyridoxal phosphate-dependent enzyme; amino-acid sequence: MSIAEKLSSIKKELTENVTLVAVSKTKPFSDILEAYNSGHRVFGENKVQEMTQKWEEMPKDIEWHMIGHVQRNKVKYMAEYVALIHGVDSLKLLKEINKQAKKHERVIPCLLQVHIAEEDTKFGFDADEIKELISNPEFEKLENVRIKGLMGMATFTDNMDQVRREFQSLNKLFQDLKNSLTHISILSMGMSGDYKIAIEEGSNMVRIGSSIFGSRNYN
- a CDS encoding 3-hydroxyacyl-CoA dehydrogenase family protein, with translation MKKIAVIGAGTMGNGIAHVFAQYGYKVNLIDLDQKALERGVSTISKNLDRMLAKEKISQEDKKATLDNITTFSDLKNGASEVDLVVEAASETLEIKLDIFGKLDIICKPETILATNTSSISITRIASVTTRPDKVIGMHFMNPVPIMPLVEIIRGYNTSDETTEQTMALSKKLGKTPTEVNDYPGFVANRILMPMINEAIETLHHGVAGVLEIDTVMKLGMAHPMGPLQLADFIGLDICLSILNVMYDGFKNPKYAPSPLLVNMVTAGKLGVKSKEGFYDYSQSNKAEKVPNQFKL